One part of the Gossypium raimondii isolate GPD5lz chromosome 1, ASM2569854v1, whole genome shotgun sequence genome encodes these proteins:
- the LOC105775501 gene encoding sodium/hydrogen exchanger 6 isoform X1 yields MGISPAESGSPEKEQQAAGVGILLQIMMLVLSFVLGHVLRRHKFYYLPEASASLLIGLIVGGLANISNTETSIRAWFNFHEEFFFLFLLPPIIFQSGFSLSAKPFFSNFGAIVTFAILGTFIASVVTGVLVYLGGRMYIMYGLPFVECLMFGALISATDPVTVLSIFQELGTDTNLYALVFGESVLNDAMAISLYRTMSIVRKHASSAQNFFMVIFRFLETFVGSMSAGVGVGFVSALLFKYAGLDVDNLQNLECCLFVLFPYFSYMLAEGLGLSGILSILFTAIVMKHYSYSNLSENSQQFVSDFFHLISSLAETFTFIYMGFDIAMEKHSWSHLGFIFFSILFIVVARAANVFSCAYLVNLVRPVHRQIPLKHQKALWYSGLRGAMAFALALQSVHDLPEGRGQIIFTATTAIVVLSVLLIGGSTGTMLEALHVIGDSHDGHLGESFDVNNGYVAPSFKKDGTSGNGIKMKLKEFHKRTSSFTALDRNYLTPFFTSQNEDDEEEEEALLDERI; encoded by the exons ATGGGAATTTCACCGGCGGAAAGCGGAAGTCCCGAAAAGGAGCAGCAAGCCGCTGGAGTGGGGATTCTCCTTCAAATTATGATGCTCGTCCTTTCATTCGTCCTCGGCCATGTCCTTCGCCGTCACAAGTTCTACTATCTCCCTGAGGCCAGCGCTTCTTTGCTTATCG GTTTAATTGTTGGTGGACTTGCTAACATCTCCAACACTGAAACAAGCATCAG GGCGTGGTTCAATTTCCATGAGGAATTCTTCTTCCTATTTCTCTTACCTCCAATAATCTT TCAATCAGGTTTCAGCTTATCAGCT AAACCCTTTTTCTCTAACTTTGGAGCCATTGTCACATTTGCTATTTTAGGGACTTTTATAGCTTCAGTTGTTACAGGAGTTTTAGT CTATCTTGGTGGTCGCATGTACATCATGTACGGACTTCCTTTTGTTGAATGCCTAATGTTTGGTGCTCTTATATCAGCAACCGACCCTGTTACTGTTCTTTCCATATTTCAG GAACTTGGCACTGATACGAACCTTTATGCTTTGGTGTTTGGAGAATCTGTTTTAAATGATGCT ATGGCAATATCTTTGTACAG GACAATGTCCATTGTAAGAAAGCATGCATCATCTGCGCAAAACTTCTTTATGGTGATTTTTAGGTTTCTCGAGACCTTTGTTGGCTCTATGTCTGCAG GTGTTGGAGTTGGATTTGTTTCTGCTCTA CTCTTTAAGTATGCTGGATTAGATGTTGACAA TCTTCAAAACTTGGAGTGCtgtctttttgttctttttccttatttctC GTACATGCTTGCGGAAGGACTTGGCCTCTCTGGTATCTTGTCAATATTGTTCACAGCAATT gtGATGAAGCACTACAGTTACTCAAATTTGTCAGAAAATTCTCAGCAATTTGTATCTGATTTTTTTCACTTAATCTCATCACTGGCTGAGACTTTTAC ATTTATTTACATGGGTTTTGATATTGCCATGGAAAAGCACAGCTGGTCGCATTTGGGGTTTATCTTTTTCTCAATT TTATTTATTGTAGTTGCCAG GGCAGCCAACGTCTTTTCTTGTGCATATCTGGTCAATTTGGTTCGTCCTGTCCATAGGCAAATACCTTTAAAACACCAAAAAGCACTTTGGTACAGTG GACTTCGAGGAGCAATGGCGTTTGCCCTTGCTCTGCAATCTGTTCATGATCTTCCAGAAGGACGTGGTCAGATTATATTCACTGCAACAACTGCCATAGTTGTTTTGTCG GTTTTGTTAATTGGAGGTTCAACAGGGACGATGCTAGAAGCTCTGCATGTTATCGGAGATAGCCATGACGGTCACTTAGGTGAA AGCTTTGATGTTAATAATGGCTATGTTGCTCCATCTTTTAAGAAAGATGGAACATCCGGAAACGGAATAAAGATGAAACTGAAAGAATTCCACAAAAG AACATCATCATTCACTGCATTAGATAGGAATTACCTCACTCCATTTTTCACTAGCCAGAATGAAGATGATGAGGAAGAAGAag aaGCTTTATTAGATGAGCGGATTTAG
- the LOC105775493 gene encoding uncharacterized protein LOC105775493, whose amino-acid sequence MASWKKTIATPFRKACTFFNQQPRDKKSQTEHEKHVMDLHGEVMACAYEDVQVMWSILDKSKSTACNIKP is encoded by the exons ATGGCTTCTTGGAAGAAAACCATCGCTACGCCTTTCAGAAAAGCTTGCACTTTCTTCAACCAGCAACCAAGGGATAAGAAGTCCCAAACAG AGCATGAAAAGCATGTGATGGATCTGCATGGGGAAGTGATGGCATGTGCATATGAAGATGTCCAAGTCATGTGGTCCATTCTTGACAAGTCCAAGTCCACGGCTTGTAACATCAAGCCTTAG
- the LOC105775530 gene encoding kinesin-like protein KIN-14Q produces the protein MEDSNNFHHLRTDPLLLTDVSWQQNTSFYTDAAMASHSENPSLSDLVSSPKQDSADVVDPRQSQSPNVISTPIREFDGRSMLGFSLTSPDLVICAGSPDIPSKAYGDSPEFLEKHRCSIEVSLENGIEGSDNSKAKQKSPTVKFSTVCETFHKELSPESSFELLPLRETADYSQHKHEDYPAISINAGCLNGAVELDGVIYSNDDCFVGGDVIIADRIVGDGGGNSLYNTARLGDFSYNFLTLECGFYAIDLHFAEIVFTTGPPGIRVFDVFVQEEKVVTSLDIYGQVGANKPLVISNIRTFVDSGGGLLIRFEGLMGSPIVCGITVRKDSLESFKEAGSEEIMGMDKVGGHESPRDISDCEIEVKYQILQMDYERQKKELAEMRSALEGLKRENKLKTKECQEACKSLQELQNELMRKSMHVGSLAFAIEGQVKEKSRWFSSLRDMTRKLKIMKMERIKLSEEVSHYKNCIMDINDFGTKIQSRINQQADLHEDLKTKYLKGAKERKELYNKVLELKGNIRVFCRCRPLNSEEIAAGASLAIDFESAKDGELTVISNGAPKKTFRFDAVFGPHAEQADVFQDTAPFATSVLDGYNVCIFAYGQTGTGKTFTMEGTKEARGVNFRTLEELFRVINERQKLYRYEISVSALEVYNEQIRDLLVSGSQQSTMAKRLEIRQVGEGMHHVPGLVEAHVNNMNEVWEVLQTGSNARAVGSTNANEHSSRSHCIHCVMVKGENLLNGECTKSKLWLVDLAGSERVAKTDVLGERLKETQNINRSLSALGDVISALATKSSHIPFRNSKLTHLLQDSLGGDSKALMFVQISPNENDLGETLCSLNFASRVRGIELGPAKKQMDTSELLRWKQMVEKSKQDMKIKDLQIRKMEETIHGLDLKMKDKDLKNKNLQEKVKELESQLLIERKLARQHVDTRIAEQQQKQQNEDVRPPLATRLLGTNKSSNEVKNGTLMKEQVNLTRPLTENSFRPSMPLSVTDGSFKHIDPVEKENNPEVAEQLRLPTRTGRASMCPTIRRMPASSAPRRNSLIPLPSTPSSAQLAPPFHPLPSQPDIIEEVDEFIPEQTVCNSPKGTKSGGKKLSSILRRSLQKKVQLKSPMQQHLRRGLNVGMERVRVSIGSRGRMASRVLVGNGRKGGKEIQQKQNQKEKERAWNIGRTAI, from the exons ATGGAAGATTCCAACAATTTTCATCATCTTCGGACTGACCCTCTTCTTCTTACCGACGTTTCTTGGCAACAAAACACCTCTTTTT ATACTGATGCAGCTATGGCATCTCACTCAGAGAACCCTTCATTGTCTGATTTAGTTTCTTCTCCTAAACAAGATTCTG ctgATGTAGTTGATCCTCGGCAATCCCAGAGCCCAAATGTAATTAGTACGCCTATTAGAGAATTTGATG GCCGATCTATGCTGGGATTTTCTCTAACGTCACCAGACCTTGTTATATGCGCTGGATCACCTGATATTCCGTCAAAAGCCTATGGAGATTCCCctgaattcttggagaaacatAGGTGTTCAATTGAGGTTTCTTTAGAGAATGGCATTGAGGGATCTGATAATAGTAAAGCTAAGCAGAAATCCCCCACTGTAAAGTTCTCCACAGTGTGCGAAACATTCCACAAAGAACTGTCCCCCGAATCTTCCTTTGAGCTACTGCCATTAAGAGAAACTGCAGACTATTCACAACATAAGCATGAAGACTATCCTGCTATAAGCATTAATGCGGGGTGTTTAAATGGAGCAGTGGAGTTGGATGGTGTAATTTATTCAAACGACGATTGCTTTGTGGGTGGTGATGTTATAATTGCTGATAGAATTGTTGGAGATGGAGGGGGAAATTCATTATACAACACAGCTCGACTCGGTGACTTCTCATACAACTTTTTGACATTAGAGTGTGGCTTTTATGCTATTGATCTGCATTTTGCAGAAATAGTTTTCACTACTGGTCCTCCTGGAATTAGAGTATTTGATGTGTTTGTACAAGAAGAGAAG GTTGTGACCAGTCTAGACATATATGGCCAGGTAGGCGCAAATAAGCCTCTGGTTATTTCTAACATTAGAACTTTCGTTGATAGCGGTGGGGGATTGCTCATTAGATTTGAAGGTTTAATGGGGAGTCCAATTGTATGTGGCATCACTGTAAGGAAAGATTCCCTTGAAA GTTTTAAGGAAGCTGGATCAGAGGAAATCATGGGAATGGACAAGGTGGGAGGTCATGAGTCACCAAGA GATATTAGTGACTGTGAGATAGAAGTGAAATATCAAATTCTTCAAATGGACTATGAGCGACAAAAGAAGGAATTAGCGGAGATGAGGAGTGCCTTGGAGGGGCTTAAGAGGGAGAACAAACTCAAGACTAAAGAGTGTCAAGAAGCTTGCAAGTCTTTACAGGAACTCCAAAATGAGCTTATGCGCAAATCAATGCATGTTGGTTCATTGG CCTTTGCGATTGAGGGACAAGTGAAGGAGAAGAGCAGATGGTTCTCATCATTGAGGGACATGACAAGAAAATTAAAG ATAATGAAAATGGAACGCATCAAACTATCAGAGGAGGTATCACATTATAAGAATTGTATCATGGATATCAATGATTTTGGGACTAAAATTCAGTCAAGAA TAAACCAGCAAGCAGATTTGCATGAAGATCTCAAGACTAAATATCTCAAAGGGGCCAAAGAAAGGAAAGAACTGTACAACAAGGTTCTAGAACTGAAAG GGAACATAAGAGTCTTTTGTCGGTGTAGGCCCCTAAATTCTGAAGAAATAGCAGCGGGAGCTTCACTGGCTATTGACTTCGAATCTGCGAAAGATGGTGAACTCACTGTGATATCAAATGGTGCTCCCAAGAAAACCTTTAGATTTGATGCTGTTTTTGGCCCTCACGCTGAGCAAG CTGATGTTTTTCAAGACACAGCTCCATTTGCTACCTCAGTTCTAGATGGCTACAATGTCTGCATTTTCGCTTATGGCCAGACAGGGACTGGAAAAACTTTTACAATGGAAGGTACAAAAGAAGCCCGTGGAGTTAATTTTAGGACTCTAGAGGAATTGTTTCGCGTAATCAATGAGCGACAGAAGTTATATCGATATGAGATATCTGTCAGTGCATTAGAAGTCTACAATGAACAGATTAGAGACTTACTGGTGTCAGGCTCGCAGCAAAGCACAATGGCAAAAAG ACTTGAAATAAGGCAGGTGGGTGAAGGAATGCATCATGTACCAGGGCTAGTCGAGGCTCATGTAAACAACATGAATGAGGTGTGGGAAGTTCTACAGACTGGCAGTAACGCAAGGGCTGTTGGCTCAACCAATGCTAATGAGCATAGCAGCAGATCCCACTG TATACATTGTGTGATGGTTAAGGGAGAGAATTTGTTGAATGGGGAATGCACTAAAAGCAAGTTATGGTTGGTAGACCTAGCAGGAAGCGAACGAGTAGCAAAAACCGACGTGCTCGGAGAAAGACTCAAGGAAACTCAAAATATCAACAGATCTTTGTCTGCACTTGGTGATGTCATATCTGCTCTTGCTACCAAAAGCTCCCATATTCCTTTCAG GAATTCAAAGCTTACGCATTTGCTTCAAGACTCTTTAG GAGGAGATTCTAAAGCTCTCATGTTTGTACAAATCAGTCCAAATGAGAATGACCTTGGTGAGACCCTATGCTCTCTGAACTTTGCAAGCAGAGTTAGAGGGATAGAGTTGGGTCCGGCGAAGAAGCAAATGGACACCTCGGAACTTCTGAGATGGAAACAGATG gttgagaAATCAAAGCAAGACATGAAGATCAAAGATCTGCAAATCAGGAAGATGGAGGAAACAATTCATGGATTAGACTTGAAGATGAAGGATAAAGACCTAAAAAACAAGAACCTGCAAGAAAAG GTGAAAGAACTGGAGTCACAGCTACTCATTGAGAGGAAGCTGGCACGTCAGCATGTCGATACAAGGATTGCTGAACAGCAGCAGAAACAGCAGAACGAGGATGTTAGACCACCTCTGGCAACACGACTTTTGGGTACTAACAAGAGTTCAAATGAAGTTAAAAATGGTACATTGATGAAAGAGCAAGTAAACCTTACTCGTCCACTTACGGAGAATAGCTTCAGGCCTTCTATGCCTCTTTCTGTAACAGATGGCTCCTTCAAGCACATTGATCcagtagaaaaagaaaacaatccCGAGGTTGCTGAACAACTGCGACTCCCCACGAGAACAGGAAGAGCCTCAATGTGCCCGACAATACGTAGAATGCCAGCATCCTCAGCTCCAAGGCGCAACTCATTAATACCATTGCCAAGCACGCCTAGCTCAGCACAGCTTGCACCACCATTTCACCCATTGCCATCACAACCGGATATAATAGAAGAGGTAGACGAGTTCATACCGGAACAAACAGTATGCAACAGTCCTAAAGGAACGAAAAGTGGGGGTAAGAAGCTGAGCAGCATATTGAGACGAAGCCTACAAAAGAAAGTTCAACTAAAGTCACCAATGCAGCAACATTTGAGAAGAGGTCTAAATGTGGGGATGGAGAGGGTTAGAGTTTCGATCGGAAGTCGAGGGCGGATGGCCAGTAGAGTACTGGTAGGCAATGGTAGAAAAGGAGGCAAGGAAATTCAGCAGAAACAAAACCAAAAGGAAAAGGAGAGAGCATGGAATATTGGGAGGACTGCAATCTAA
- the LOC105775524 gene encoding pentatricopeptide repeat-containing protein At3g24000, mitochondrial gives MSFIVSKFKCKGITFFSLLHVTHYSSRFSTAAVASIEPKIPPDLSSCIVQDKDLLLKSLNPSGTGLHVLDLVDEGSLEPHPTLYHLLLKKCTFLRKPKLGKIVHAHISNSHFRGDVVILNTLLNMYAKCGCLDDARNLFDEMSVKDMVTWTTLITAYSQHDRPLDALLLFPQMLSLGFFPNEFTLSSLLKASAALSDTPQIYFHGAQLHGFSFKCGFHSNVYVGSSLLDMYARCGCMDEAHFVFDVLPTKNEVSWNALIADHARKGQLDRALSLFLKMLRQDFQPTHFTFSSIFGACASTGSLEQGKWVHAHVIKSGGEIIAFMGNTLLHMYAKSGSIQDAKMIFDRLVKRDLVSWNSMLTAYAQHGLGKEAVQCFQKMLNIGLVPNDITFLCLLTACSRAGLLEEGQYYFKSMNRYNIEPGISHYVTIVDLLGRAGLLNEALRFINEMPIQPTAAVWGALLGACRMHKNVEMGSFAAERVFELDPHDSGPHVLLSNIYASGNRWRDAAKVRKLMKESGVKKEPACSWVEIQNTVHMFVASDDSHPQMGAIYKKWEEISARIKEIGYVPDTSHVLFYMDEQEREVKLQYHSEKLALAFALLNSPDGSTIRIKKNIRVCGDCHSAFKFVSKVVGREIIVRDTNRFHHFYDGSCSCGNFW, from the coding sequence ATGAGCTTCATAGTAAGCAAATTCAAATGTAAGGGCATCACCTTCTTCTCTCTACTTCATGTTACTCACTATTCTTCCCGTTTTAGCACCGCCGCAGTTGCATCCATTGAACCAAAAATACCACCGGATCTTTCATCTTGCATCGTTCAAGATAAGGATCTTCTTCTTAAGAGCTTGAATCCTTCGGGGACTGGGCTTCACGTTCTGGACCTCGTCGATGAGGGTTCTTTAGAACCCCACCCAACGCTCTACCATCTTTTGCTGAAAAAATGTACCTTTTTGAGAAAGCCCAAGCTTGGGAAAATTGTCCATGCGCACATTTCGAACTCCCATTTCCGAGGCGATGTTGTTATCCTCAATACACTTTTGAATATGTATGCTAAGTGTGGTTGTTTGGATGACGCTCGCAATTTGTTCGACGAAATGTCTGTGAAAGATATGGTCACCTGGACTACATTGATCACTGCCTATTCTCAGCATGATCGTCCTTTGGATGCTCTGCTTTTGTTCCCTCAAATGCTCTCCCTTGGTTTCTTTCCCAATGAGTTCACCTTGTCTAGCCTTTTAAAGGCTTCGGCTGCACTTTCTGATACGCCCCAAATCTACTTCCATGGTGCTCAACTTCATGGCTTCAGTTTCAAGTGTGGTTTCCACTCCAATGTTTATGTGGGCAGTTCCCTTTTGGACATGTATGCTCGCTGTGGTTGCATGGATGAGGCCCACTTCGTCTTTGATGTGCTTCCTACGAAAAACGAGGTCTCATGGAATGCATTGATTGCTGACCATGCTAGGAAAGGCCAACTTGATCGTGCACTTAGTCTCTTCTTGAAAATGCTTAGACAAGATTTTCAGCCCACTCATTTCACCTTCTCCAGCATTTTTGGTGCCTGTGCGTCCACGGGGTCTTTAGAACAAGGCAAATGGGTGCACGCCCATGTGATCAAATCCGGTGGAGAGATTATTGCTTTTATGGGCAACACACTCCTCCACATGTATGCTAAATCTGGTAGTATCCAAGATGCTAAAATGATCTTCGATAGGTTGGTAAAGCGTGATTTGGTGTCTTGGAACTCCATGCTCACAGCATATGCCCAGCACGGGCTTGGCAAGGAAGCGGTGCAATGCTTTCAAAAGATGCTGAATATCGGACTTGTCCCTAATGATATAACGTTCCTTTGCCTTCTCACTGCTTGCAGTCGTGCTGGGCTTTTGGAGGAAGGGCAATACTATTTCAAGTCGATGAATAGGTATAACATCGAACCGGGGATTTCACATTATGTTACCATTGTTGATCTTCTTGGTCGAGCCGGTCTTCTTAATGAAGCTCTGAGGTTTATAAACGAAATGCCAATCCAACCCACTGCAGCTGTGTGGGGAGCCTTGCTTGGTGCATGTAGGATGCATAAGAATGTAGAAATGGGCAGTTTTGCTGCGGAACGGGTTTTCGAGCTCGATCCTCATGATTCGGGACCCCATGTCTTGCTTTCCAATATCTATGCCTCCGGCAATAGGTGGAGAGACGCTGCTAAAGTGAGAAAACTGATGAAAGAGAGTGGGGTGAAGAAGGAGCCTGCTTGTAGTTGGGTAGAAATTCAAAACACAGTCCATATGTTTGTGGCAAGCGATGATTCCCACCCGCAAATGGGGGCAATCTATAAGAAGTGGGAGGAGATCAGTGCAAGGATCAAGGAAATTGGATATGTTCCTGACACGAGCCACGTGTTGTTCTATATGGATGAACAAGAGAGGGAAGTGAAGTTGCAGTACCATAGTGAGAAGCTTGCATTGGCATTTGCACTCCTCAACTCGCCTGATGGATCCACAATTCGTATCAAGAAGAACATCAGGGTTTGTGGTGACTGTCATTCAGCATTTAAATTTGTGTCCAAAGTTGTTGGAAGGGAAATCATTGTAAGAGATACCAATCGGTTCCATCATTTCTATGATGGGTCTTGTTCTTGTGGGAATTTTTGGTAA
- the LOC105775501 gene encoding sodium/hydrogen exchanger 6 isoform X2, with protein MGISPAESGSPEKEQQAAGVGILLQIMMLVLSFVLGHVLRRHKFYYLPEASASLLIGLIVGGLANISNTETSIRAWFNFHEEFFFLFLLPPIIFQSGFSLSAKPFFSNFGAIVTFAILGTFIASVVTGVLVYLGGRMYIMYGLPFVECLMFGALISATDPVTVLSIFQELGTDTNLYALVFGESVLNDAMAISLYRTMSIVRKHASSAQNFFMVIFRFLETFVGSMSAGVGVGFVSALLFKYAGLDVDNLQNLECCLFVLFPYFSYMLAEGLGLSGILSILFTAIVMKHYSYSNLSENSQQFVSDFFHLISSLAETFTFIYMGFDIAMEKHSWSHLGFIFFSILFIVVARAANVFSCAYLVNLVRPVHRQIPLKHQKALWYSGLRGAMAFALALQSVHDLPEGRGQIIFTATTAIVVLSVLLIGGSTGTMLEALHVIGDSHDGHLGESFDVNNGYVAPSFKKDGTSGNGIKMKLKEFHKRTSSFTALDRNYLTPFFTSQNEDDEEEEALLDERI; from the exons ATGGGAATTTCACCGGCGGAAAGCGGAAGTCCCGAAAAGGAGCAGCAAGCCGCTGGAGTGGGGATTCTCCTTCAAATTATGATGCTCGTCCTTTCATTCGTCCTCGGCCATGTCCTTCGCCGTCACAAGTTCTACTATCTCCCTGAGGCCAGCGCTTCTTTGCTTATCG GTTTAATTGTTGGTGGACTTGCTAACATCTCCAACACTGAAACAAGCATCAG GGCGTGGTTCAATTTCCATGAGGAATTCTTCTTCCTATTTCTCTTACCTCCAATAATCTT TCAATCAGGTTTCAGCTTATCAGCT AAACCCTTTTTCTCTAACTTTGGAGCCATTGTCACATTTGCTATTTTAGGGACTTTTATAGCTTCAGTTGTTACAGGAGTTTTAGT CTATCTTGGTGGTCGCATGTACATCATGTACGGACTTCCTTTTGTTGAATGCCTAATGTTTGGTGCTCTTATATCAGCAACCGACCCTGTTACTGTTCTTTCCATATTTCAG GAACTTGGCACTGATACGAACCTTTATGCTTTGGTGTTTGGAGAATCTGTTTTAAATGATGCT ATGGCAATATCTTTGTACAG GACAATGTCCATTGTAAGAAAGCATGCATCATCTGCGCAAAACTTCTTTATGGTGATTTTTAGGTTTCTCGAGACCTTTGTTGGCTCTATGTCTGCAG GTGTTGGAGTTGGATTTGTTTCTGCTCTA CTCTTTAAGTATGCTGGATTAGATGTTGACAA TCTTCAAAACTTGGAGTGCtgtctttttgttctttttccttatttctC GTACATGCTTGCGGAAGGACTTGGCCTCTCTGGTATCTTGTCAATATTGTTCACAGCAATT gtGATGAAGCACTACAGTTACTCAAATTTGTCAGAAAATTCTCAGCAATTTGTATCTGATTTTTTTCACTTAATCTCATCACTGGCTGAGACTTTTAC ATTTATTTACATGGGTTTTGATATTGCCATGGAAAAGCACAGCTGGTCGCATTTGGGGTTTATCTTTTTCTCAATT TTATTTATTGTAGTTGCCAG GGCAGCCAACGTCTTTTCTTGTGCATATCTGGTCAATTTGGTTCGTCCTGTCCATAGGCAAATACCTTTAAAACACCAAAAAGCACTTTGGTACAGTG GACTTCGAGGAGCAATGGCGTTTGCCCTTGCTCTGCAATCTGTTCATGATCTTCCAGAAGGACGTGGTCAGATTATATTCACTGCAACAACTGCCATAGTTGTTTTGTCG GTTTTGTTAATTGGAGGTTCAACAGGGACGATGCTAGAAGCTCTGCATGTTATCGGAGATAGCCATGACGGTCACTTAGGTGAA AGCTTTGATGTTAATAATGGCTATGTTGCTCCATCTTTTAAGAAAGATGGAACATCCGGAAACGGAATAAAGATGAAACTGAAAGAATTCCACAAAAG AACATCATCATTCACTGCATTAGATAGGAATTACCTCACTCCATTTTTCACTAGCCAGAATGAAGATGATGAGGAAGAAGAag CTTTATTAGATGAGCGGATTTAG